The Danio rerio strain Tuebingen ecotype United States chromosome 1, GRCz12tu, whole genome shotgun sequence genome includes a region encoding these proteins:
- the dennd1c gene encoding DENN domain-containing protein 1B isoform X4 has product MWRIRRKNPDKTFYWFFQASCPIARDKDPDVLFQFPEDFNDEESRKSLPRFCFPYDIERVKDSVAVQHFTFVLTDLEGCQRFGFCRLTSSSQTCLCILSYLPWFEVFYKLLNNLAECSSKGQTNEMTELLSALYKHPVPPANGSITLQMIPYFIAPDPKALPSIPESRNLTELVVAVDVGNLLQLYASMLFERRILIYCSKLSTLTACVHACNGMLFPMYWQHIFIPVLPPHLLDYCCAPMPYLIGIHSSLAERVKSRALEDVVILNIDTNTLESPHEDLKKIPADVVAGLKVRLKRQAAAAGSGVAHAFLRAQALLFGGYRDALQAPADGPVVFCTELFLNHKSPSMREFLESAVHLQCFKEFIDGRLEMLNEGKEPSDVFEEELLQCGASSGGAKLCRQWVGNLKKGGGALIVTWKSTANKATKYHSKFGLKNLLSSKDQPEACTLQRGGSVCEPHTYRLIQSDCLQNRLPITQHFGKSRPRRPAQKHHRQKEQKTPVNNTTYEDSAADAVDQCSGSSDVQEEEEEDFSLLADAEEMDLLGEIFDTLSAQSSREPGLLYGTRSLDLFRSDSSEFISHGLANPSQESLSPSFANSGSLMSWEEELEEGPDGEGEGPGGGEEEGTVNEEKGTFNEEEESIIMIDGSENELNELEKDLTELGETLRSDLQDLEDASVESSQEVQENTQDYTQMNGTMEESLDTETIAEERTETQTDKEEEELQNETPDASNGHTHEESISLKVKIDQREEPEEKSAEAQLPKVSSTVALFQSKVLVDSPVCRGKENSPKSPLRSLKINVGSAKAMQSEEECTKSPVTSNAEEQEQAPVKVSELKKRFEH; this is encoded by the exons GAAAAACCCTGACAAAACGTTCTACTGGTTCTTTCAAGCCTCGTGTCCAATCGCCAGAGATAAAG ATCCTGATGTGCTGTTTCAGTTCCCTGAAGACTTTAATGATGAG GAGTCTCGGAAGTCGTTGCCTCGCTTCTGCTTCCCTTATGACATAGAGAG GGTGAAGGACAGTGTGGCGGTGCAGCACTTCACATTCGTCCTGACGGATCTGGAAGGATGCCAGCGATTCGGTTTCTGCAGACTCACGTCTAGCTCGCAGACCTGCCTTTGTATACTGAG ttaTTTGCCCTGGTTTGAGGTCTTCTACAAACTTCTGAATAACCTCGCGGAGTGTTCATCGAAAGGACAG ACGAATGAGATGACAGAGCTGCTGTCGGCTCTCTACAAGCACCCGGTTCCTCCGGCCAATGGCTCCATCACGCTGCAGATG ATCCCGTACTTTATTGCTCCAGATCCCAAAGCCCTGCCGTCTATTCCGGAGAGT aggaaCCTGACGGAGCTGGTGGTGGCGGTGGATGTTGGTAATCTGCTCCAGCTCTACGCCAGCATGCTGTTTGAGAGACGGATCCTCATTTACTGCAGTAAACTCAGCACG CTGACGGCGTGTGTTCATGCATGTAACGGGATGCTCTTCCCAATGTACTGGCAACACATCTTTATTCCAGTGCTGCCACCTCACCTGCTGGACTACTGCTG TGCACCGATGCCGTACCTTATAGGAATTCACTCCAGTCTGGCAGAG AGGGTGAAGAGTCGCGCTCTGGAGGATGTGGTCATTTTAAACATCGACACCAACACCTTAGAGTCGCCTCATGAAGACCTGAAAAAGATACCGGCTGACGTG GTGGCGGGTCTGAAAGTCCGTCTGAAGCGGCAGGCAGCGGCGGCAGGATCAGGAGTCGCTCATGCATTTCTCAGAGCGCAGGCGCTGCTGTTCGGAGGATACAGAGATGCTTTACAGGCTCCTGCT GATGGGCCCGTGGTGTTCTGTACTGAGCTGTTTCTCAATCATAAATCTCCAAGCATGCGGGAGTTTCTGGAGAGCGCCGTCCATCTGCAGTGTTTCAAAGAG TTTATCGACGGGCGTCTGGAAATGCTGAACGAGGGCAAAGAGCCGAGCGACGTGTTTGAGGAAGAGCTGCTTCAGTGCGGAGCTTCATCAG GTGGAGCTAAACTGTGTCGGCAGTGGGTGGGAAATTTAAAG AAAGGCGGAGGAGCTCTGATTGTGACCTGGAAGTCTACAGCTAACAAAGCA ACTAAATATCACAGCAAATTTGGGCTGAAAAACCTGCTGTCCTCAAAG GATCAGCCAGAGGCCTGTACGCTGCAGAGGGGCGGGTCTGTGTGTGAACCGCACACGTACCGCCTCATCCAATCAGACTGCCTTCAGAACCGTCTGCCAATCACACAGCACTTTGGCAAG TCTCGTCCTCGACGGCCTGCACAGAAACACCATCGGCAAAAAGAGCAAAAGACACCAGTTAACAACACCACCTATGAGGACAG CGCAGCAGATGCTGTAGATCAGTGTTCTGGCAGCAGTGACgtacaggaggaggaggaggaggatttcTCTCTGCTGGCCGATGCGGAGGAGATGGACCTGCTGGGCGAGATCTTCGACACCCTGAGCGCTCAGAGCTCCAGAGAGCCGGGTTTACTGTACGGCACACGCAGCCTCGACCTCTTCCGCTCCGACAGCAGCGAATTCATCTCGCAT GGATTAGCAAACCCAAGCCAGGAGAGCCTGAGTCCGTCTTTTGCAAACAGCGGAAGCCTGATGAGTTGGGAGGAGGAGTTAGAGGAGGGGCCTGATGGTGAGGGGGAGGGGCCTGGTGGTGGTGAGGAGGAGGGGACTGTCAATGAGGAGAAGGGGACTTTcaatgaggaggaggagtctaTCATAATGATTGACGGATCAGAAAATGAGCTTAATGAGTTAGAGAAGGACTTGACAGAGTTGGGGGAAACACTGCGCTCTGATCTACAAGATCTAGAAGACGCTTCTGTGGAGAGCTCTCAAGAAGTGCAAGAAAACACACAAGATTACACACAAATGAACGGTACAATGGAGGAAAGCCTGGATACGGAAACAATAGCTGAAGAAAGGACTGAGACGCAAACTGACAAAGAAGAGGAAGAGCTTCAAAACGAGACACCTGATGCATCAAATGGACACACGCATGAAGAAAGCATCTCTCTCAAAGTAAAGATAGACCAAAGAGAAGAGCCTGAGGAGAAAAGTGCTGAAGCTCAATTGCCTAAAGTCTCATCTACCGTAGCTCTGTTCCAGTCCAAGGTGTTGGTGGACTCTCCAGTTTGCAGAGGGAAGGAAAACTCTCCCAAATCCCCTCTAAGAAGCTTGAAAATCAATGTGGGCTCAGCAAAGGCAATGCAGAGTGAAGAAGAATGCACAAAATCACCAGTTACATCAAACGCAGAGGAGCAAGAACAGGCTCCTGTTAAAGTCTCAGAGCTGAAGAAGAGATTCGAACATTAG
- the dennd1c gene encoding DENN domain-containing protein 1B isoform X5: protein MGSRIKKNPDKTFYWFFQASCPIARDKDPDVLFQFPEDFNDEESRKSLPRFCFPYDIERVKDSVAVQHFTFVLTDLEGCQRFGFCRLTSSSQTCLCILSYLPWFEVFYKLLNNLAECSSKGQTNEMTELLSALYKHPVPPANGSITLQMIPYFIAPDPKALPSIPESRNLTELVVAVDVGNLLQLYASMLFERRILIYCSKLSTLTACVHACNGMLFPMYWQHIFIPVLPPHLLDYCCAPMPYLIGIHSSLAERVKSRALEDVVILNIDTNTLESPHEDLKKIPADVVAGLKVRLKRQAAAAGSGVAHAFLRAQALLFGGYRDALQAPADGPVVFCTELFLNHKSPSMREFLESAVHLQCFKEFIDGRLEMLNEGKEPSDVFEEELLQCGASSGGAKLCRQWVGNLKKGGGALIVTWKSTANKATKYHSKFGLKNLLSSKDQPEACTLQRGGSVCEPHTYRLIQSDCLQNRLPITQHFGKSRPRRPAQKHHRQKEQKTPVNNTTYEDSAADAVDQCSGSSDVQEEEEEDFSLLADAEEMDLLGEIFDTLSAQSSREPGLLYGTRSLDLFRSDSSEFISHGLANPSQESLSPSFANSGSLMSWEEELEEGPDGEGEGPGGGEEEGTVNEEKGTFNEEEESIIMIDGSENELNELEKDLTELGETLRSDLQDLEDASVESSQEVQENTQDYTQMNGTMEESLDTETIAEERTETQTDKEEEELQNETPDASNGHTHEESISLKVKIDQREEPEEKSAEAQLPKVSSTVALFQSKVLVDSPVCRGKENSPKSPLRSLKINVGSAKAMQSEEECTKSPVTSNAEEQEQAPVKVSELKKRFEH from the exons ATGGGCTCCAGAATAAA GAAAAACCCTGACAAAACGTTCTACTGGTTCTTTCAAGCCTCGTGTCCAATCGCCAGAGATAAAG ATCCTGATGTGCTGTTTCAGTTCCCTGAAGACTTTAATGATGAG GAGTCTCGGAAGTCGTTGCCTCGCTTCTGCTTCCCTTATGACATAGAGAG GGTGAAGGACAGTGTGGCGGTGCAGCACTTCACATTCGTCCTGACGGATCTGGAAGGATGCCAGCGATTCGGTTTCTGCAGACTCACGTCTAGCTCGCAGACCTGCCTTTGTATACTGAG ttaTTTGCCCTGGTTTGAGGTCTTCTACAAACTTCTGAATAACCTCGCGGAGTGTTCATCGAAAGGACAG ACGAATGAGATGACAGAGCTGCTGTCGGCTCTCTACAAGCACCCGGTTCCTCCGGCCAATGGCTCCATCACGCTGCAGATG ATCCCGTACTTTATTGCTCCAGATCCCAAAGCCCTGCCGTCTATTCCGGAGAGT aggaaCCTGACGGAGCTGGTGGTGGCGGTGGATGTTGGTAATCTGCTCCAGCTCTACGCCAGCATGCTGTTTGAGAGACGGATCCTCATTTACTGCAGTAAACTCAGCACG CTGACGGCGTGTGTTCATGCATGTAACGGGATGCTCTTCCCAATGTACTGGCAACACATCTTTATTCCAGTGCTGCCACCTCACCTGCTGGACTACTGCTG TGCACCGATGCCGTACCTTATAGGAATTCACTCCAGTCTGGCAGAG AGGGTGAAGAGTCGCGCTCTGGAGGATGTGGTCATTTTAAACATCGACACCAACACCTTAGAGTCGCCTCATGAAGACCTGAAAAAGATACCGGCTGACGTG GTGGCGGGTCTGAAAGTCCGTCTGAAGCGGCAGGCAGCGGCGGCAGGATCAGGAGTCGCTCATGCATTTCTCAGAGCGCAGGCGCTGCTGTTCGGAGGATACAGAGATGCTTTACAGGCTCCTGCT GATGGGCCCGTGGTGTTCTGTACTGAGCTGTTTCTCAATCATAAATCTCCAAGCATGCGGGAGTTTCTGGAGAGCGCCGTCCATCTGCAGTGTTTCAAAGAG TTTATCGACGGGCGTCTGGAAATGCTGAACGAGGGCAAAGAGCCGAGCGACGTGTTTGAGGAAGAGCTGCTTCAGTGCGGAGCTTCATCAG GTGGAGCTAAACTGTGTCGGCAGTGGGTGGGAAATTTAAAG AAAGGCGGAGGAGCTCTGATTGTGACCTGGAAGTCTACAGCTAACAAAGCA ACTAAATATCACAGCAAATTTGGGCTGAAAAACCTGCTGTCCTCAAAG GATCAGCCAGAGGCCTGTACGCTGCAGAGGGGCGGGTCTGTGTGTGAACCGCACACGTACCGCCTCATCCAATCAGACTGCCTTCAGAACCGTCTGCCAATCACACAGCACTTTGGCAAG TCTCGTCCTCGACGGCCTGCACAGAAACACCATCGGCAAAAAGAGCAAAAGACACCAGTTAACAACACCACCTATGAGGACAG CGCAGCAGATGCTGTAGATCAGTGTTCTGGCAGCAGTGACgtacaggaggaggaggaggaggatttcTCTCTGCTGGCCGATGCGGAGGAGATGGACCTGCTGGGCGAGATCTTCGACACCCTGAGCGCTCAGAGCTCCAGAGAGCCGGGTTTACTGTACGGCACACGCAGCCTCGACCTCTTCCGCTCCGACAGCAGCGAATTCATCTCGCAT GGATTAGCAAACCCAAGCCAGGAGAGCCTGAGTCCGTCTTTTGCAAACAGCGGAAGCCTGATGAGTTGGGAGGAGGAGTTAGAGGAGGGGCCTGATGGTGAGGGGGAGGGGCCTGGTGGTGGTGAGGAGGAGGGGACTGTCAATGAGGAGAAGGGGACTTTcaatgaggaggaggagtctaTCATAATGATTGACGGATCAGAAAATGAGCTTAATGAGTTAGAGAAGGACTTGACAGAGTTGGGGGAAACACTGCGCTCTGATCTACAAGATCTAGAAGACGCTTCTGTGGAGAGCTCTCAAGAAGTGCAAGAAAACACACAAGATTACACACAAATGAACGGTACAATGGAGGAAAGCCTGGATACGGAAACAATAGCTGAAGAAAGGACTGAGACGCAAACTGACAAAGAAGAGGAAGAGCTTCAAAACGAGACACCTGATGCATCAAATGGACACACGCATGAAGAAAGCATCTCTCTCAAAGTAAAGATAGACCAAAGAGAAGAGCCTGAGGAGAAAAGTGCTGAAGCTCAATTGCCTAAAGTCTCATCTACCGTAGCTCTGTTCCAGTCCAAGGTGTTGGTGGACTCTCCAGTTTGCAGAGGGAAGGAAAACTCTCCCAAATCCCCTCTAAGAAGCTTGAAAATCAATGTGGGCTCAGCAAAGGCAATGCAGAGTGAAGAAGAATGCACAAAATCACCAGTTACATCAAACGCAGAGGAGCAAGAACAGGCTCCTGTTAAAGTCTCAGAGCTGAAGAAGAGATTCGAACATTAG
- the dennd1c gene encoding DENN domain-containing protein 1B isoform X2 yields MWRIRRKNPDKTFYWFFQASCPIARDKDPDVLFQFPEDFNDEESRKSLPRFCFPYDIERVKDSVAVQHFTFVLTDLEGCQRFGFCRLTSSSQTCLCILSYLPWFEVFYKLLNNLAECSSKGQTNEMTELLSALYKHPVPPANGSITLQMIPYFIAPDPKALPSIPESRNLTELVVAVDVGNLLQLYASMLFERRILIYCSKLSTLTACVHACNGMLFPMYWQHIFIPVLPPHLLDYCCAPMPYLIGIHSSLAERVKSRALEDVVILNIDTNTLESPHEDLKKIPADVVAGLKVRLKRQAAAAGSGVAHAFLRAQALLFGGYRDALQAPADGPVVFCTELFLNHKSPSMREFLESAVHLQCFKEFIDGRLEMLNEGKEPSDVFEEELLQCGASSGGAKLCRQWVGNLKKGGGALIVTWKSTANKATKYHSKFGLKNLLSSKDQPEACTLQRGGSVCEPHTYRLIQSDCLQNRLPITQHFGKSRPRRPAQKHHRQKEQKTPVNNTTYEDSAADAVDQCSGSSDVQEEEEEDFSLLADAEEMDLLGEIFDTLSAQSSREPGLLYGTRSLDLFRSDSSEFISHKGLANPSQESLSPSFANSGSLMSWEEELEEGPDGEGEGPGGGEEEGTVNEEKGTFNEEEESIIMIDGSENELNELEKDLTELGETLRSDLQDLEDASVESSQEVQENTQDYTQMNGTMEESLDTETIAEERTETQTDKEEEELQNETPDASNGHTHEESISLKVKIDQREEPEEKSAEAQLPKVSSTVALFQSKVLVDSPVCRGKENSPKSPLRSLKINVGSAKAMQSEEECTKSPVTSNAEEQEQAPVKVSELKKRFEH; encoded by the exons GAAAAACCCTGACAAAACGTTCTACTGGTTCTTTCAAGCCTCGTGTCCAATCGCCAGAGATAAAG ATCCTGATGTGCTGTTTCAGTTCCCTGAAGACTTTAATGATGAG GAGTCTCGGAAGTCGTTGCCTCGCTTCTGCTTCCCTTATGACATAGAGAG GGTGAAGGACAGTGTGGCGGTGCAGCACTTCACATTCGTCCTGACGGATCTGGAAGGATGCCAGCGATTCGGTTTCTGCAGACTCACGTCTAGCTCGCAGACCTGCCTTTGTATACTGAG ttaTTTGCCCTGGTTTGAGGTCTTCTACAAACTTCTGAATAACCTCGCGGAGTGTTCATCGAAAGGACAG ACGAATGAGATGACAGAGCTGCTGTCGGCTCTCTACAAGCACCCGGTTCCTCCGGCCAATGGCTCCATCACGCTGCAGATG ATCCCGTACTTTATTGCTCCAGATCCCAAAGCCCTGCCGTCTATTCCGGAGAGT aggaaCCTGACGGAGCTGGTGGTGGCGGTGGATGTTGGTAATCTGCTCCAGCTCTACGCCAGCATGCTGTTTGAGAGACGGATCCTCATTTACTGCAGTAAACTCAGCACG CTGACGGCGTGTGTTCATGCATGTAACGGGATGCTCTTCCCAATGTACTGGCAACACATCTTTATTCCAGTGCTGCCACCTCACCTGCTGGACTACTGCTG TGCACCGATGCCGTACCTTATAGGAATTCACTCCAGTCTGGCAGAG AGGGTGAAGAGTCGCGCTCTGGAGGATGTGGTCATTTTAAACATCGACACCAACACCTTAGAGTCGCCTCATGAAGACCTGAAAAAGATACCGGCTGACGTG GTGGCGGGTCTGAAAGTCCGTCTGAAGCGGCAGGCAGCGGCGGCAGGATCAGGAGTCGCTCATGCATTTCTCAGAGCGCAGGCGCTGCTGTTCGGAGGATACAGAGATGCTTTACAGGCTCCTGCT GATGGGCCCGTGGTGTTCTGTACTGAGCTGTTTCTCAATCATAAATCTCCAAGCATGCGGGAGTTTCTGGAGAGCGCCGTCCATCTGCAGTGTTTCAAAGAG TTTATCGACGGGCGTCTGGAAATGCTGAACGAGGGCAAAGAGCCGAGCGACGTGTTTGAGGAAGAGCTGCTTCAGTGCGGAGCTTCATCAG GTGGAGCTAAACTGTGTCGGCAGTGGGTGGGAAATTTAAAG AAAGGCGGAGGAGCTCTGATTGTGACCTGGAAGTCTACAGCTAACAAAGCA ACTAAATATCACAGCAAATTTGGGCTGAAAAACCTGCTGTCCTCAAAG GATCAGCCAGAGGCCTGTACGCTGCAGAGGGGCGGGTCTGTGTGTGAACCGCACACGTACCGCCTCATCCAATCAGACTGCCTTCAGAACCGTCTGCCAATCACACAGCACTTTGGCAAG TCTCGTCCTCGACGGCCTGCACAGAAACACCATCGGCAAAAAGAGCAAAAGACACCAGTTAACAACACCACCTATGAGGACAG CGCAGCAGATGCTGTAGATCAGTGTTCTGGCAGCAGTGACgtacaggaggaggaggaggaggatttcTCTCTGCTGGCCGATGCGGAGGAGATGGACCTGCTGGGCGAGATCTTCGACACCCTGAGCGCTCAGAGCTCCAGAGAGCCGGGTTTACTGTACGGCACACGCAGCCTCGACCTCTTCCGCTCCGACAGCAGCGAATTCATCTCGCAT AAGGGATTAGCAAACCCAAGCCAGGAGAGCCTGAGTCCGTCTTTTGCAAACAGCGGAAGCCTGATGAGTTGGGAGGAGGAGTTAGAGGAGGGGCCTGATGGTGAGGGGGAGGGGCCTGGTGGTGGTGAGGAGGAGGGGACTGTCAATGAGGAGAAGGGGACTTTcaatgaggaggaggagtctaTCATAATGATTGACGGATCAGAAAATGAGCTTAATGAGTTAGAGAAGGACTTGACAGAGTTGGGGGAAACACTGCGCTCTGATCTACAAGATCTAGAAGACGCTTCTGTGGAGAGCTCTCAAGAAGTGCAAGAAAACACACAAGATTACACACAAATGAACGGTACAATGGAGGAAAGCCTGGATACGGAAACAATAGCTGAAGAAAGGACTGAGACGCAAACTGACAAAGAAGAGGAAGAGCTTCAAAACGAGACACCTGATGCATCAAATGGACACACGCATGAAGAAAGCATCTCTCTCAAAGTAAAGATAGACCAAAGAGAAGAGCCTGAGGAGAAAAGTGCTGAAGCTCAATTGCCTAAAGTCTCATCTACCGTAGCTCTGTTCCAGTCCAAGGTGTTGGTGGACTCTCCAGTTTGCAGAGGGAAGGAAAACTCTCCCAAATCCCCTCTAAGAAGCTTGAAAATCAATGTGGGCTCAGCAAAGGCAATGCAGAGTGAAGAAGAATGCACAAAATCACCAGTTACATCAAACGCAGAGGAGCAAGAACAGGCTCCTGTTAAAGTCTCAGAGCTGAAGAAGAGATTCGAACATTAG
- the dennd1c gene encoding DENN domain-containing protein 1B isoform X1: MGSRIKKNPDKTFYWFFQASCPIARDKDPDVLFQFPEDFNDEESRKSLPRFCFPYDIERVKDSVAVQHFTFVLTDLEGCQRFGFCRLTSSSQTCLCILSYLPWFEVFYKLLNNLAECSSKGQTNEMTELLSALYKHPVPPANGSITLQMGAKLMIGSEMPGICGHAPKGEESAGIPYFIAPDPKALPSIPESRNLTELVVAVDVGNLLQLYASMLFERRILIYCSKLSTLTACVHACNGMLFPMYWQHIFIPVLPPHLLDYCCAPMPYLIGIHSSLAERVKSRALEDVVILNIDTNTLESPHEDLKKIPADVVAGLKVRLKRQAAAAGSGVAHAFLRAQALLFGGYRDALQAPADGPVVFCTELFLNHKSPSMREFLESAVHLQCFKEFIDGRLEMLNEGKEPSDVFEEELLQCGASSGGAKLCRQWVGNLKKGGGALIVTWKSTANKATKYHSKFGLKNLLSSKDQPEACTLQRGGSVCEPHTYRLIQSDCLQNRLPITQHFGKSRPRRPAQKHHRQKEQKTPVNNTTYEDSAADAVDQCSGSSDVQEEEEEDFSLLADAEEMDLLGEIFDTLSAQSSREPGLLYGTRSLDLFRSDSSEFISHKGLANPSQESLSPSFANSGSLMSWEEELEEGPDGEGEGPGGGEEEGTVNEEKGTFNEEEESIIMIDGSENELNELEKDLTELGETLRSDLQDLEDASVESSQEVQENTQDYTQMNGTMEESLDTETIAEERTETQTDKEEEELQNETPDASNGHTHEESISLKVKIDQREEPEEKSAEAQLPKVSSTVALFQSKVLVDSPVCRGKENSPKSPLRSLKINVGSAKAMQSEEECTKSPVTSNAEEQEQAPVKVSELKKRFEH; the protein is encoded by the exons ATGGGCTCCAGAATAAA GAAAAACCCTGACAAAACGTTCTACTGGTTCTTTCAAGCCTCGTGTCCAATCGCCAGAGATAAAG ATCCTGATGTGCTGTTTCAGTTCCCTGAAGACTTTAATGATGAG GAGTCTCGGAAGTCGTTGCCTCGCTTCTGCTTCCCTTATGACATAGAGAG GGTGAAGGACAGTGTGGCGGTGCAGCACTTCACATTCGTCCTGACGGATCTGGAAGGATGCCAGCGATTCGGTTTCTGCAGACTCACGTCTAGCTCGCAGACCTGCCTTTGTATACTGAG ttaTTTGCCCTGGTTTGAGGTCTTCTACAAACTTCTGAATAACCTCGCGGAGTGTTCATCGAAAGGACAG ACGAATGAGATGACAGAGCTGCTGTCGGCTCTCTACAAGCACCCGGTTCCTCCGGCCAATGGCTCCATCACGCTGCAGATG GGAGCAAAGCTAATGATTGGAAGTGAGATGCCTGGCATATGTGGACACGCCCCTAAAGGGGAGGAGTCAGCAGGG ATCCCGTACTTTATTGCTCCAGATCCCAAAGCCCTGCCGTCTATTCCGGAGAGT aggaaCCTGACGGAGCTGGTGGTGGCGGTGGATGTTGGTAATCTGCTCCAGCTCTACGCCAGCATGCTGTTTGAGAGACGGATCCTCATTTACTGCAGTAAACTCAGCACG CTGACGGCGTGTGTTCATGCATGTAACGGGATGCTCTTCCCAATGTACTGGCAACACATCTTTATTCCAGTGCTGCCACCTCACCTGCTGGACTACTGCTG TGCACCGATGCCGTACCTTATAGGAATTCACTCCAGTCTGGCAGAG AGGGTGAAGAGTCGCGCTCTGGAGGATGTGGTCATTTTAAACATCGACACCAACACCTTAGAGTCGCCTCATGAAGACCTGAAAAAGATACCGGCTGACGTG GTGGCGGGTCTGAAAGTCCGTCTGAAGCGGCAGGCAGCGGCGGCAGGATCAGGAGTCGCTCATGCATTTCTCAGAGCGCAGGCGCTGCTGTTCGGAGGATACAGAGATGCTTTACAGGCTCCTGCT GATGGGCCCGTGGTGTTCTGTACTGAGCTGTTTCTCAATCATAAATCTCCAAGCATGCGGGAGTTTCTGGAGAGCGCCGTCCATCTGCAGTGTTTCAAAGAG TTTATCGACGGGCGTCTGGAAATGCTGAACGAGGGCAAAGAGCCGAGCGACGTGTTTGAGGAAGAGCTGCTTCAGTGCGGAGCTTCATCAG GTGGAGCTAAACTGTGTCGGCAGTGGGTGGGAAATTTAAAG AAAGGCGGAGGAGCTCTGATTGTGACCTGGAAGTCTACAGCTAACAAAGCA ACTAAATATCACAGCAAATTTGGGCTGAAAAACCTGCTGTCCTCAAAG GATCAGCCAGAGGCCTGTACGCTGCAGAGGGGCGGGTCTGTGTGTGAACCGCACACGTACCGCCTCATCCAATCAGACTGCCTTCAGAACCGTCTGCCAATCACACAGCACTTTGGCAAG TCTCGTCCTCGACGGCCTGCACAGAAACACCATCGGCAAAAAGAGCAAAAGACACCAGTTAACAACACCACCTATGAGGACAG CGCAGCAGATGCTGTAGATCAGTGTTCTGGCAGCAGTGACgtacaggaggaggaggaggaggatttcTCTCTGCTGGCCGATGCGGAGGAGATGGACCTGCTGGGCGAGATCTTCGACACCCTGAGCGCTCAGAGCTCCAGAGAGCCGGGTTTACTGTACGGCACACGCAGCCTCGACCTCTTCCGCTCCGACAGCAGCGAATTCATCTCGCAT AAGGGATTAGCAAACCCAAGCCAGGAGAGCCTGAGTCCGTCTTTTGCAAACAGCGGAAGCCTGATGAGTTGGGAGGAGGAGTTAGAGGAGGGGCCTGATGGTGAGGGGGAGGGGCCTGGTGGTGGTGAGGAGGAGGGGACTGTCAATGAGGAGAAGGGGACTTTcaatgaggaggaggagtctaTCATAATGATTGACGGATCAGAAAATGAGCTTAATGAGTTAGAGAAGGACTTGACAGAGTTGGGGGAAACACTGCGCTCTGATCTACAAGATCTAGAAGACGCTTCTGTGGAGAGCTCTCAAGAAGTGCAAGAAAACACACAAGATTACACACAAATGAACGGTACAATGGAGGAAAGCCTGGATACGGAAACAATAGCTGAAGAAAGGACTGAGACGCAAACTGACAAAGAAGAGGAAGAGCTTCAAAACGAGACACCTGATGCATCAAATGGACACACGCATGAAGAAAGCATCTCTCTCAAAGTAAAGATAGACCAAAGAGAAGAGCCTGAGGAGAAAAGTGCTGAAGCTCAATTGCCTAAAGTCTCATCTACCGTAGCTCTGTTCCAGTCCAAGGTGTTGGTGGACTCTCCAGTTTGCAGAGGGAAGGAAAACTCTCCCAAATCCCCTCTAAGAAGCTTGAAAATCAATGTGGGCTCAGCAAAGGCAATGCAGAGTGAAGAAGAATGCACAAAATCACCAGTTACATCAAACGCAGAGGAGCAAGAACAGGCTCCTGTTAAAGTCTCAGAGCTGAAGAAGAGATTCGAACATTAG